From a single Xyrauchen texanus isolate HMW12.3.18 chromosome 26, RBS_HiC_50CHRs, whole genome shotgun sequence genomic region:
- the LOC127619666 gene encoding tumor necrosis factor-like, with translation MGHEDQTLLELEDLDLPLPQVTESKKKHGSSKSSTLYMCGTLLAVALCAAAAVCFTFIKSPDKQDGENYLRHALRSSQRQGTITAKTAIHLIGAHSNTGKPNLQWKDNQDQAFSAGGLKVVNNEIIIPHDGLYFVYSQVFFNIQCKYDPDPEDQIVHLSHTVLRYSDSYGSYKALFSAVRSVCVQMPDSDDLLYNTIYLGAAFRLKSNDRLNTTMKEDLLPHIETEHGKTYFGAFAI, from the exons ATGGGCCATGAGGATCAGACATTGTTAGAGCTTGAAGATTTGGATCTGCCCTTACCACAGGTGACAGAGTCAAAGAAAAAGCATGGCTCTTCAAAGTCAAGTACTTTGTATATGTGTGGGACCCTCCTGGCTGTGGCCCTTTGTGCTGCTGCTGCGGTCTGCTTTACATTTATCAAG TCACCGGACAAGCAGGATGGCGAAAACT ATCTTAGACATGCATTGAGATCGTCTCAACGTCAAGGCACTATCACTGCAAAGACTGCCATCCACCTAATCG GTGCACACAGCAACACTGGAAAGCCTAATCTGCAGTGGAAAGACAACCAGGACCAGGCTTTCTCTGCAGGTGGCCTGAAAGTAGTGAATAATGAGATCATCATTCCTCATGATGGCTTATACTTCGTCTATAGTCAAGTGTTTTTCAACATCCAGTGCAAGTATGATCCTGACCCTGAGGACCAAATTGTGCATTTGAGCCACACAGTTTTGCGCTATTCTGACTCGTATGGAAGCTACAAAGCACTTTTCAGCGCTGTCCGATCTGTCTGTGTCCAGATGCCTGACAGTGACGATCTGTTGTACAACACAATATATCTTGGTGCTGCATTTCGTTTGAAGAGCAATGACCGTTTAAACACTACAATGAAGGAAGATCTCTTACCCCACATCGAAACTGAGCATGGCAAGACCTACTTTGGCGCTTTTGCAATATGA